Proteins from a single region of Megalopta genalis isolate 19385.01 chromosome 3, iyMegGena1_principal, whole genome shotgun sequence:
- the LOC117222098 gene encoding uncharacterized protein LOC117222098: MPGCAAVGCNNRSEKGYIMKCFPRDPKLRKIWQERVARADWEPSNNSFLCHVHFEPQEWSITQTGRIKLRKNAVPSIFTVTSTRKSPKKKTKIIKEENLSQSECSVEYMEADTEHSSTGHLEEKDSDSQDVCELSIQSIENTLKYVSKPIEEQKKYIKTEINKKSTIMIAEDNLTDIIDAVKEDTIEAKINDNNSECTLSSTAVKKEIKLEVIDPNTFGDSYDEIEEKLKQICDGGGSTEDENYKNKQKTKSQKEDEDAEIIHLCCDQKNDEHKVDASVHESPSFPTKNKVEHALTEKEENVEIIFGIESEDEKMPQAIPKSDKLNDNIAPNNEEITVKYEKKVFNEDIEENFTKDEVHVIPNIRAAMKRKRRTREEIMKSIKKSIRSTSDADVNSSSNTELSDTDARNESSVFSRELKNMNKRNDMDVETVRFVIKVTGDPDDVNEIMEELSSNTLETQKFGPLYKNEENNAFVTSVITVLSPKNSTEIPYSNLGSPIRKEDFMDTSKNESILDHSPCDARESSCLDFSHSPKKPQSLNFRNACSEEENKSQIKIPLQSSTPINQASQEKNDKSVTSDCDELLERIQIQENVIGKLIDQLIVYKETENNMRNKNIGQDGQSKDPESGPKVFTRSSNTTQSPALTKKVLESKQRLIEDLSNRVNYFEEMNKKLMKTVILESQQKRKLEGQIRQKDNRIKELNWKLEKASKYLERAEKNTNTYRRKMLNMQTIMRRRKLLDEKMTKFNEMLIDSSRQEFTEKALVMAADIRKNCGRIGYDKLISYGFPLPPLPALRKGILNEDATDQNKSDGERAKSSTPKLSIKTEDAQDGNDESEVDGKDAQAPDSTAKTSELDGAETVTGTVQDIFEENNDGDDFSTNELREHFILQLNAVM, encoded by the coding sequence ATGCCAGGTTGTGCAGCAGTCGGCTGCAATAATCGTAGTGAGAAGGGATATATTATGAAATGTTTTCCACGTGATCCAAAACTCAGGAAAATTTGGCAGGAACGCGTAGCCAGAGCTGATTGGGAGCCATCGAATAATTCCTTTCTCTGTCACGTACATTTTGAGCCCCAGGAATGGTCTATTACGCAGACTGGGAGGATTAAATTAAGGAAGAACGCTGTCCCTTCCATATTCACTGTAACATCCACCAGAAAATCAcccaagaagaagacgaagatcATTAAGGAAGAGAACTTGTCACAAAGCGAATGTAGCGTGGAATACATGGAAGCTGACACCGAGCATTCATCCACAGGACATTTAGAAGAGAAGGACTCCGATTCCCAAGATGTCTGTGAACTATCTATACAGTCCATTGAGAATACACTGAAGTATGTTTCCAAGCCCATAGAAGAACaaaagaaatatattaaaactgaaattaataaaaagagCACAATCATGATTGCTGAGGATAATCTTACAGACATCATTGATGCAGTAAAAGAAGATACTATTGAAgcaaaaataaatgataataactCAGAGTGTACATTGTCAAGCACTGCAGTGAAGAAAGAGATAAAGCTTGAAGTTATAGATCCGAACACATTTGGGGATAGTTATGACGAGATTGAGGAGAAATTGAAACAGATTTGCGATGGTGGTGGTTCTACAGAAGATGAGAACTACAAGAATAAGCAGAAAACTAAGAGCCAGAAAGAAGATGAAGATGCAGAAATAATACATCTATGTTGTGACCAAAAGAACGATGAACACAAGGTAGATGCATCTGTACATGAGAGTCCTAGTTTTCCAACAAAAAACAAAGTTGAGCATGCTCTCACGGAGAAAGAAGAAAATGTTGAAATAATTTTTGGCATAGAAAGCGAAGACGAGAAAATGCCTCAAGCAATACCAAAATCGGATAAATTAAACGATAACATTGCACCGAATAATGAAGAAATTACAGTTAAGTATGAAAAGAAAGTGTTTAATGAAGACATAGAAGAAAACTTCACTAAAGACGAAGTACATGTTATACCAAATATAAGAGCTGCCATGAAACGGAAGAGGAGAACCAGAGAAGAGATAATGAAATCAATAAAGAAATCCATTAGGAGCACATCCGATGCAGATGTTAATTCTTCAAGCAATACCGAATTGTCAGACACAGATGCAAGGAACGAATCGTCTGTATTCTCGCGAGAACTGAAGAATATGAATAAGAGAAACGATATGGATGTAGAAACTGTTCGATTTGTTATCAAAGTAACTGGTGATCCTGATGATGTAAATGAAATTATGGAAGAATTATCATCTAATACATTAGAGACACAGAAGTTCGGCCCTCTTTACAAGAATGAAGAAAATAACGCATTCGTTACATCCGTAATAACGGTGTTGTCACCTAAAAATTCCACAGAGATACCGTACAGCAATTTGGGTAGCCCTATAAGAAAAGAGGACTTTATGGATACAAGCAAAAACGAGTCAATTCTAGATCATTCACCCTGCGATGCGAGAGAATCTTCGTGTTTAGATTTTTCACATAGTCCTAAAAAACCTCAGTCTTTGAATTTCAGAAACGCCTGTTCCGAGGAAGAAAATAAAAGCCAGATCAAGATCCCATTACAGAGTTCTACACCCATTAATCAAGCTTCTCAAGAGAAGAACGATAAATCTGTTACTTCAGACTGTGATGAACTTTTAGAGAGAATACAGATACAAGAAAACGTAATTGGAAAGTTAATCGATCAATTAATCGTTTATAAAGAGACGGAAAACAATATGAGGAATAAAAACATCGGTCAGGATGGTCAAAGTAAAGACCCCGAATCAGGGCCTAAAGTTTTTACAAGATCAAGCAATACAACGCAGTCTCCGGCTCTAACGAAGAAGGTTTTGGAGTCCAAACAAAGATTGATAGAAGATTTGTCAAACAGGGTAAATTATTTTGAGGAAATGAATAAGAAGTTGATGAAGACTGTGATATTGGAATCACAGCAGAAGAGGAAGCTCGAGGGCCAGATCAGGCAGAAGGATAATCGAATAAAGGAACTTAATTGGAAACTGGAGAAGGCTTCCAAGTATCTTGAAAGAGCTGAGAAAAACACGAATACGTATAGGAGGAAGATGTTGAATATGCAGACCATAATGAGAAGGAGAAAACTTTTGGATGAGAAGATGACCAAGTTTAATGAGATGTTGATCGACAGTTCCAGACAAGAATTCACGGAGAAGGCTTTAGTCATGGCAGCGGATATCAGAAAGAACTGCGGAAGAATCGGCTATGATAAATTGATTTCTTATGGGTTCCCTCTACCGCCACTGCCAGCTTTAAGGAAAGGAATTCTTAACGAGGACGCCACAGATCAAAATAAAAGTGATGGAGAAAGAGCTAAAAGTTCTACTCCAAAGCTAAGTATCAAAACGGAAGATGCGCAAGACGGAAACGATGAATCTGAAGTAGACGGAAAAGATGCACAAGCTCCTGACTCGACCGCTAAAACGAGTGAATTAGATGGTGCAGAAACTGTGACAGGAACGGTACAAGATATTTTCGAGGAGAACAATGACGGTGATGACTTTAGTACAAACGAACTGAGAGAACATTTCATTCTGCAATTAAATGCAGTTATGTAG